Proteins from a genomic interval of Niabella soli DSM 19437:
- a CDS encoding flavodoxin family protein, whose translation MKRVKLYGLLLNIFLLMLTSCSGAEALASEKENPLTEKGELPKDKKVLIVYLSRTKNTKAVAEIIHKKTGSDLVALELKTPYPADYKKTVDQVARENETGFLQPLKTTIDSIEKYDVVLIGFPTWSMQLPPPMKSFLKQYDLSGKTVVPFNTNAGYGVGSSFETVKQLCPKSKVLEGFSTKGGIERDGILFVMQGDKEKQVQGEVKK comes from the coding sequence ATGAAGCGGGTTAAATTATACGGGTTATTACTAAACATTTTTCTTTTAATGCTCACCTCCTGTTCAGGGGCGGAAGCACTGGCATCTGAGAAAGAAAACCCTTTAACTGAAAAAGGCGAATTACCGAAAGATAAAAAAGTGCTGATCGTTTACTTATCAAGAACAAAAAACACCAAAGCCGTAGCCGAAATAATTCATAAAAAAACAGGTAGCGACCTGGTGGCGCTGGAATTAAAAACGCCATACCCCGCCGATTATAAAAAAACGGTAGATCAGGTGGCCAGAGAAAACGAAACGGGGTTTTTGCAGCCACTAAAAACAACTATTGATAGCATTGAAAAATACGATGTAGTTCTTATAGGCTTTCCTACCTGGAGTATGCAATTACCTCCACCTATGAAAAGCTTTTTAAAGCAATATGACCTGAGTGGGAAAACAGTAGTTCCTTTTAATACCAATGCCGGATACGGTGTTGGCAGCAGCTTTGAAACGGTAAAGCAGCTTTGCCCGAAGAGTAAAGTTCTGGAAGGCTTTTCTACCAAAGGCGGTATAGAAAGAGACGGGATTTTATTTGTGATGCAAGGTGACAAAGAAAAGCAGGTACAGGGAGAGGTAAAAAAATAG
- a CDS encoding carboxymuconolactone decarboxylase family protein: protein MKTIKLFIALAIVLSIAPFALKAQDDPEKRATLPRREQSIIRIATVTAKGDLLKLKTELNTGLDAGLTVNQIKEVLVHLYAYAGFPRSLRGLQTFIAVLDERKAKGINDIIGPKASPIRSEHSKYERGKAILEKLTGVPEAGPKTGYAAFAPEIEIFLKEHLFADIFERDVLTYVEREWVTVSVLSSIGGVEPMLRSHLNICLNVGIAPDQLQQFTEVIKQTIGRKEARNAKKVVDEVLKNKSKE from the coding sequence ATGAAAACAATTAAACTATTTATAGCACTGGCAATTGTATTAAGTATTGCTCCCTTTGCGTTAAAAGCACAGGACGATCCGGAAAAAAGAGCAACCTTGCCCCGCAGAGAACAAAGCATTATCAGGATAGCTACGGTTACGGCCAAAGGGGACTTGTTAAAGCTAAAAACTGAACTCAATACCGGCTTAGATGCAGGGTTAACTGTCAATCAGATAAAGGAAGTCCTTGTTCATTTATATGCCTATGCCGGGTTCCCGCGCAGCCTTCGCGGACTACAGACATTTATAGCCGTATTGGATGAACGGAAAGCAAAGGGAATTAATGATATTATAGGTCCGAAAGCATCACCGATCCGTAGTGAGCATAGCAAGTATGAACGGGGAAAAGCAATTCTTGAAAAATTAACCGGCGTACCAGAAGCAGGACCCAAAACAGGTTATGCTGCTTTTGCTCCCGAAATAGAGATCTTCCTCAAAGAACATCTGTTTGCTGATATTTTTGAACGTGATGTACTTACCTATGTCGAGCGGGAATGGGTAACAGTATCAGTGCTTAGCAGTATCGGAGGCGTAGAACCCATGTTGCGCTCACACTTGAATATCTGTCTGAATGTGGGAATAGCACCTGACCAGTTGCAGCAATTCACAGAAGTTATTAAGCAAACGATTGGCAGAAAAGAAGCCAGGAATGCAAAGAAGGTGGTGGACGAGGTGTTGAAGAATAAGAGTAAAGAATAA
- a CDS encoding alpha/beta hydrolase codes for MKKLTSIIAIATSLAATDMANAQSTEKRYQQNPFTLVYEGAITKNEKGKVNIHPVTYKLNGIDIAANIYTPANYDTSKKYPAVAVAHPNGGIKEQTAGLYAQRLAENGYITIAADAAYQGASGGEPRHTDKPQYRTEDIRGMADFIGQYAGVDANRLGVLGICGGGGYTLKAAQSDKRFKAVATLSMFNSGEVRRNGFQNSQLATIQERLKQASGARAQEAAGGKMLYSGVASITDEDIAKTPTDLYREGFEYYYRTYAHPNSTFLYTTSSLMDLMSWDATDQIELINQPLLMMAGSKADTKYMTDEAFKKATNAKNKELFLIDGATHIQTYWKPEYVNKAVNKLVDFFGKNL; via the coding sequence ATGAAAAAATTAACATCAATAATCGCAATAGCAACGTCACTCGCTGCTACTGATATGGCAAATGCGCAATCTACAGAAAAGAGGTATCAACAAAACCCCTTTACATTGGTATATGAGGGGGCAATAACGAAGAATGAAAAAGGGAAAGTAAATATTCACCCTGTAACCTATAAGCTGAACGGGATCGATATAGCAGCGAATATTTATACACCAGCCAATTATGATACTTCAAAGAAATATCCGGCGGTAGCGGTAGCGCATCCTAACGGAGGTATAAAAGAACAAACTGCCGGGTTATATGCCCAGCGCCTGGCAGAAAACGGATATATCACTATTGCTGCGGATGCTGCGTACCAGGGGGCGAGTGGCGGAGAGCCGCGCCATACAGACAAACCTCAATACCGGACTGAAGATATTCGTGGTATGGCTGACTTTATTGGCCAGTATGCAGGGGTTGATGCCAACCGCCTGGGTGTTTTGGGTATTTGCGGTGGTGGTGGTTATACACTGAAAGCTGCCCAATCGGATAAACGGTTTAAAGCTGTAGCAACATTGAGCATGTTTAATTCCGGTGAGGTGAGACGCAACGGGTTTCAGAATTCGCAATTAGCTACCATACAGGAACGTTTAAAACAAGCTTCAGGTGCGCGTGCGCAGGAGGCAGCCGGGGGTAAAATGCTGTATTCGGGAGTAGCGAGCATTACAGATGAGGACATTGCCAAAACCCCGACCGATCTGTATCGGGAAGGATTTGAATACTATTACAGAACCTATGCACATCCCAATTCAACCTTTTTGTACACCACGAGCAGCTTAATGGACCTGATGAGCTGGGATGCTACCGATCAGATTGAATTAATCAACCAGCCCCTCTTAATGATGGCGGGAAGTAAGGCCGATACAAAATACATGACAGATGAAGCGTTTAAAAAAGCAACAAATGCAAAAAACAAAGAATTATTTCTGATTGATGGCGCTACTCATATACAAACCTATTGGAAGCCGGAATATGTAAATAAGGCAGTTAATAAACTGGTTGATTTTTTTGGCAAGAATCTATAA
- a CDS encoding nuclear transport factor 2 family protein → MKKIILGLFLAIAGTQWSAAQNSTADQEIIKLSREKWRWMADKNVAVLDSLFDEKSMFVHMGGSWGKQRELETIKSGGIWYKKADIHEVSVKVINNTAILLNRIDLLAVVGGNEVTNPFMVTEIYVKQNGNWKLGVLSFTRLLTPSGR, encoded by the coding sequence ATGAAAAAAATAATACTTGGGCTGTTTTTAGCTATTGCAGGTACACAATGGTCAGCCGCACAAAATTCCACCGCAGACCAGGAAATTATTAAGCTATCCAGGGAAAAGTGGCGGTGGATGGCAGATAAAAATGTTGCCGTTCTGGACAGCCTTTTTGATGAGAAATCTATGTTTGTTCATATGGGCGGCTCCTGGGGAAAGCAGCGGGAACTTGAAACAATTAAAAGCGGCGGCATCTGGTATAAGAAAGCAGATATTCACGAGGTATCCGTGAAAGTAATTAATAATACGGCCATTCTTTTAAATAGAATAGACCTGTTGGCTGTTGTAGGTGGCAATGAAGTAACGAACCCGTTTATGGTCACCGAGATTTATGTAAAACAGAACGGCAATTGGAAATTAGGTGTATTATCGTTTACCAGGCTATTGACTCCCAGCGGCAGATAA